One Spirochaetota bacterium genomic window carries:
- a CDS encoding methyl-accepting chemotaxis protein — protein sequence MDYIKTYRRFYYDMLIHGNALSAVIGAPLTVLFFIWKTEISFSNLQVVIVPGFIVFVAVAVMTYYWYQFLFAPFRWYFTAKAKGANFSEKHALILKERLSSAVVMFSLGLIAQWIIGLAVFSITSALLYGLTFDQLLYLWFGGILSIAVSLVFGTYFIPKTINALTQQGLFDDVRDTISGKPVTAFGSLIPILTGSASIVNVLLVIMLVTFGILLSHNYMQKMYSHTIDVISKQTGNKLDNFIEYTQNDCRMIAAFPDRNTINRVVSLRKIYSDCAILDNGNVIISGSGKYDSVFQKAITAIKYFEDKKSFVSKPVVMEKDKLPYFVVGDTINGRMYAALIAIDALKKLILADALIGKTGYIFLAYQDGAGFAHPYRDVTNDSLLNYEWGKKLYDNPNEFVSYKFGNDDKFGYCTKSKSGFLLIASIPKSEMNEYSKLLALLSLGIGLFWCVIATVILYRNVKRHLEPLQIAREVLNSVARGDLTQSLSVIKGDEVGILSAAVNKLISELRGAIAHIIQIADELASSSTQMSQAISSFTDNVQNEASTVEEISATVEEIAAGMENVAKRADSQNQSLSSLINLLKNLSQTIETVADTMNASVKEVELIAERSREGSQSLNQMNATMQVLSKSSDDMKNIVKIINDISEQINLLSLNAAIEAARAGDFGRGFAVVADEISKLAEQTALSIKEIDGLIKQNSTEMAKGTHNITQAIQTIGFIINGVKDISSRIEQVAAEMKEQLAINTKVQGMIADVQIGSEEIKNATQEQRVAINEISQSISTINELSQSNAGAAEEMSANAAGVEQLAVKLKEMVSFFKIS from the coding sequence ATGGATTATATAAAAACCTACCGCCGATTTTATTATGATATGTTGATACACGGTAATGCACTGTCGGCAGTAATTGGTGCACCGCTTACTGTTTTGTTTTTCATCTGGAAAACTGAGATAAGCTTTTCAAATCTTCAGGTTGTTATTGTTCCAGGATTCATTGTGTTTGTAGCAGTTGCAGTTATGACCTATTATTGGTATCAATTTTTATTTGCACCTTTCAGGTGGTATTTTACTGCAAAAGCAAAAGGAGCTAACTTTTCTGAAAAGCATGCGCTGATATTAAAGGAACGTCTGAGCAGTGCAGTGGTAATGTTTTCATTGGGTCTTATTGCCCAGTGGATTATAGGCCTTGCTGTTTTCAGCATTACCAGTGCTTTGTTGTATGGTCTAACGTTTGATCAGCTTTTATATTTGTGGTTTGGTGGAATTTTATCCATTGCTGTTTCTTTGGTATTTGGTACATATTTTATTCCAAAAACAATCAATGCATTAACACAGCAAGGATTATTTGATGATGTTAGGGACACCATAAGCGGTAAACCAGTGACGGCATTTGGTTCATTAATACCTATCCTTACTGGTTCAGCAAGTATTGTCAATGTGCTTCTTGTTATCATGCTGGTAACATTTGGTATATTGCTGTCGCATAATTACATGCAGAAAATGTATTCTCATACTATTGATGTTATTTCCAAGCAAACTGGCAATAAGTTAGATAACTTTATAGAATATACGCAAAACGATTGTAGAATGATAGCAGCATTCCCTGACCGGAATACAATTAATAGGGTAGTTTCTTTACGAAAAATATATTCCGACTGTGCCATTTTGGATAACGGAAACGTGATTATATCTGGCAGTGGTAAATATGACAGTGTTTTTCAAAAAGCTATTACAGCGATTAAATATTTTGAAGACAAAAAAAGCTTTGTTTCAAAACCTGTTGTGATGGAAAAAGATAAACTTCCATATTTTGTTGTTGGTGACACCATAAATGGAAGAATGTATGCAGCCCTTATAGCAATTGATGCGTTAAAAAAATTAATACTGGCTGATGCACTAATTGGGAAAACTGGATATATATTTCTTGCCTATCAGGATGGTGCTGGCTTTGCTCATCCTTATCGCGATGTTACCAATGATTCTCTTTTGAATTATGAATGGGGAAAAAAGTTATATGATAACCCTAATGAATTCGTTTCGTATAAATTTGGAAACGACGATAAATTTGGATACTGCACTAAAAGTAAATCAGGATTTTTGTTGATTGCAAGCATTCCCAAATCCGAAATGAATGAATATTCAAAACTTTTGGCATTGTTATCATTGGGTATAGGATTATTCTGGTGTGTGATTGCAACTGTTATTTTATATAGAAATGTTAAACGGCACTTAGAACCATTGCAAATAGCGCGAGAGGTGTTGAATAGTGTAGCACGAGGGGATTTAACACAAAGCCTTTCTGTTATTAAAGGCGATGAAGTGGGTATATTATCAGCAGCAGTTAACAAGCTCATCAGTGAATTGCGTGGGGCGATAGCTCATATTATTCAAATTGCTGATGAACTGGCGTCCTCATCCACGCAGATGTCGCAGGCAATTAGCTCATTTACTGACAATGTGCAAAACGAAGCATCAACAGTTGAAGAGATATCCGCAACTGTTGAAGAGATAGCAGCTGGAATGGAAAATGTTGCAAAGCGTGCTGATAGCCAAAACCAGAGTTTATCATCACTTATAAATTTGTTGAAGAACCTGTCACAGACCATAGAGACAGTTGCTGATACAATGAACGCTTCGGTGAAAGAGGTTGAACTTATTGCTGAGCGTTCGCGTGAGGGAAGCCAGTCATTAAACCAGATGAATGCAACCATGCAGGTGCTATCAAAGAGTTCTGATGATATGAAAAATATTGTTAAAATTATTAATGATATTTCTGAGCAGATTAATCTTTTATCTCTTAATGCCGCAATTGAGGCAGCACGCGCAGGTGACTTTGGCCGCGGGTTTGCAGTTGTTGCTGATGAAATTTCAAAACTTGCAGAACAGACTGCACTCAGTATAAAAGAAATTGATGGCCTGATAAAACAAAACAGCACTGAAATGGCAAAAGGTACACATAACATTACTCAGGCAATTCAAACAATAGGTTTTATTATTAATGGCGTTAAAGATATTTCTAGCCGCATTGAGCAGGTTGCAGCAGAGATGAAAGAACAGCTTGCTATCAATACAAAGGTACAGGGGATGATTGCAGATGTACAAATTGGATCCGAAGAAATTAAGAATGCAACACAAGAGCAGCGTGTTGCTATTAATGAAATATCTCAATCTATCAGCACTATCAATGAGCTGTCGCAGAGCAATGCAGGTGCAGCCGAAGAGATGTCTGCAAACGCTGCAGGGGTTGAACAGTTAGCTGTCAAGTTAAAAGAAATGGTGTCATTCTTTAAGATATCATGA
- a CDS encoding SDR family oxidoreductase, with the protein MEKQVAIITGAAGGIGRAITAQFVREKITCVLVDINKKALADMQKQYGDSVYAIDCDITDIKSVKSMIAKVIKKYGGIDILVNNAGIIEPNLFENTSYEEINRQIQVNCMGPIYCTFEALPYLKKSKRPAIVTIASLAGIVPETYSSIYTATKFALRGLFLTLHIELKKKIHVATVFPDSVNTPMLQYEATHGGSPLTFLSKPQKPEDVAKAVVKALHTKKPEIVVPASQGFVTRFIMVFPRLVVKLWPILEKMGTKNKENLKNLINS; encoded by the coding sequence TGGTATTGGAAGAGCAATAACTGCCCAATTTGTAAGGGAAAAAATAACATGCGTGCTTGTTGATATAAATAAAAAAGCGCTTGCTGATATGCAGAAACAGTATGGCGATAGTGTGTATGCAATAGACTGTGATATAACTGATATCAAATCAGTAAAATCAATGATTGCAAAAGTAATAAAAAAATATGGTGGTATTGATATTCTTGTGAATAATGCTGGAATAATAGAACCAAATCTTTTTGAGAATACCTCGTATGAAGAAATTAATCGCCAAATACAGGTTAATTGTATGGGTCCAATTTATTGTACCTTTGAAGCATTACCATATTTGAAAAAAAGTAAAAGGCCCGCAATAGTAACTATCGCTTCACTTGCTGGAATAGTGCCAGAAACGTATAGCTCAATTTACACTGCAACTAAATTTGCACTGCGCGGTTTGTTTTTGACATTGCATATAGAATTAAAAAAGAAGATACATGTTGCTACGGTATTTCCTGATTCAGTGAATACGCCAATGCTGCAGTATGAGGCAACACATGGTGGTTCGCCTCTTACTTTTTTAAGTAAACCGCAGAAGCCTGAAGATGTGGCAAAGGCTGTTGTGAAAGCTTTGCATACAAAAAAACCTGAGATTGTAGTCCCCGCATCACAGGGATTTGTAACACGGTTTATTATGGTTTTTCCACGTCTAGTAGTGAAATTGTGGCCAATACTTGAAAAAATGGGCACTAAGAACAAAGAAAATCTTAAAAACCTCATAAATTCGTAA